The Streptomyces sp. NBC_01591 genome window below encodes:
- a CDS encoding trypsin-like peptidase domain-containing protein, with protein MVGRAQGYDVAVLKLKNPPSGLAPLALGNSDEVAVGDSTIAIGAPFGLSNTVTTGIISAKNRPVASGDGSGGSNSYMSALQTDASINPGNSGGPLLDARGAVIGINSAIQSTGSSVGQTQAGSIGLGFAIPINQATNVAQQLIKTGKPVYPVIGATVSMDEKTGGAVISDQGADGTAAVSKDGPADRAGLRAGDVITKFNDTVIDSGPTLIGEIWTHKPGDRVTLTYQRDGRTATAEVTLGDPGPEYAANRHNVGFMVADSRGVPGGPARCGAAGCVCQYRGSRCRWRRAGRGGGVRR; from the coding sequence GTGGTCGGCCGGGCGCAGGGATACGACGTCGCCGTTCTGAAGCTGAAGAACCCGCCGTCGGGGCTCGCTCCGCTGGCCCTCGGCAATTCGGACGAGGTCGCGGTCGGCGATTCCACGATTGCCATCGGCGCCCCGTTCGGCCTGTCCAACACGGTCACCACGGGCATCATCAGCGCGAAGAACCGCCCGGTCGCCTCCGGTGACGGCTCCGGCGGCAGCAACTCGTACATGAGCGCCCTGCAGACCGACGCCTCGATCAACCCGGGCAACTCCGGCGGCCCGTTGCTCGATGCGCGCGGTGCGGTCATCGGCATCAACTCGGCCATCCAGTCGACCGGCAGCAGCGTCGGCCAGACCCAGGCGGGCTCCATCGGCCTCGGCTTCGCGATTCCGATCAACCAGGCGACGAACGTCGCCCAGCAGTTGATCAAGACCGGCAAGCCGGTCTACCCGGTGATCGGAGCCACGGTCAGCATGGACGAGAAGACCGGCGGCGCGGTCATCTCCGACCAGGGGGCGGACGGTACGGCAGCCGTGTCGAAGGACGGCCCCGCGGACCGGGCCGGCCTCAGGGCGGGCGATGTCATCACGAAGTTCAACGACACCGTGATCGACAGCGGCCCGACCCTGATCGGCGAGATCTGGACCCACAAGCCCGGCGACCGGGTGACGCTGACCTACCAGCGCGACGGCCGGACGGCAACGGCCGAGGTCACCCTCGGGGACCCCGGTCCCGAGTACGCGGCGAACCGGCACAATGTCGGCTTCATGGTGGCCGATTCTCGCGGCGTCCCTGGTGGGCCAGCCCGATGTGGTGCAGCAGGGTGCGTTTGCCAGTACCGCGGCAGTCGCTGTCGATGGCGACGTGCTGGCAGGGGTGGCGGCGTTCGCCGTTGA
- a CDS encoding integrase — MSAATVERKCAAWRKEGLMGLVDKRSLRSTAPHGRVDARVVDLVWEILDDERDKGLSPGTLSRLIDRVQQTVRTRYAQLLADPKTARGLVISPATFYRLLERLGITAQNAHDAAARHAAGPATSAERPVARRATWARWPGELVQIDTTGLDVLVLGDDGRGISVELTIAIDVATRSIVGSLLVPKRTGRTGGTGRWTAGRATRSFDTMQVVAQTTAPLPARPGWAPETFMEGSDLPFEDLLAADPRFAGAAARPVIKPETLVIDHGSPFISADFTRACHCMGIEVREARLRTAVDKAIVERAMLAVKTGFSQYLASYTHHRLDLRGKRVRKQPLWTIPQLQELFEQWVVLRWQQTPHAALRSPFTPGLCLTPNQMYAALVSLRGYRSTTLTAQENRKLLPTVWVRVSRKGFQINNRTYNLDRGKLDLFRGPSGIAAQQGRWEVHYSPDHPEVAWLFNHRAEPGTDPWVEVPFIHRRLLKDRWTEETWDQALRIHLAAGGSRRDEAAVTRATAQLLRTAAAGPSPTAARPGPRAAAAVPRPARPTPTTKPYADGLPPLDPDSVRPFRSLDRPSGELFDTPEPVRGAGLSLDDFLASLPGLHPPGPTDPGPVGDNNCRPTPDTTQGDSSTGPPPPGNGRQGDDR; from the coding sequence GTGTCCGCGGCCACTGTCGAACGGAAGTGCGCGGCCTGGCGCAAAGAAGGCCTGATGGGCCTGGTCGACAAACGCAGCCTGCGCAGTACGGCCCCGCACGGGCGCGTCGATGCGCGGGTGGTCGACCTCGTGTGGGAGATCCTGGACGACGAACGCGACAAGGGCCTGTCTCCGGGAACCCTGTCCCGGCTGATCGACCGGGTGCAGCAGACGGTCCGGACCCGCTACGCGCAGCTGCTGGCCGATCCGAAGACCGCCCGGGGCCTGGTGATCAGTCCGGCGACGTTCTACCGGCTACTGGAGCGCCTCGGGATCACCGCGCAGAACGCGCACGACGCGGCGGCCCGCCACGCGGCCGGACCTGCCACATCCGCAGAGCGGCCGGTCGCCCGGCGGGCGACCTGGGCCCGCTGGCCCGGGGAACTGGTGCAGATCGACACCACCGGACTGGACGTCCTCGTCCTCGGCGACGACGGACGGGGCATCTCTGTGGAGCTCACCATCGCCATCGACGTGGCCACCCGCAGCATCGTGGGCTCTCTGCTCGTGCCCAAGCGCACCGGCCGCACAGGCGGGACGGGACGGTGGACCGCCGGGCGGGCCACCCGCTCGTTCGACACCATGCAGGTCGTCGCCCAGACCACGGCCCCGCTACCCGCGCGCCCGGGCTGGGCACCGGAAACCTTCATGGAAGGATCCGACCTCCCCTTCGAGGACCTCCTGGCGGCCGACCCCCGCTTCGCCGGCGCCGCCGCCAGGCCCGTCATCAAACCCGAAACACTCGTCATCGACCACGGCTCGCCGTTCATCTCCGCGGACTTCACCCGCGCCTGCCACTGCATGGGCATCGAAGTACGCGAGGCACGGCTGCGCACCGCCGTCGACAAGGCCATCGTGGAGCGCGCCATGCTGGCGGTGAAAACCGGCTTCAGCCAGTACCTGGCCTCCTACACCCATCACCGTCTGGACCTGCGTGGCAAACGCGTCCGCAAGCAGCCTCTGTGGACAATCCCCCAGCTCCAGGAACTGTTCGAGCAGTGGGTGGTTCTCCGCTGGCAGCAGACCCCTCACGCAGCACTTCGTAGTCCGTTCACTCCTGGGCTGTGCCTGACTCCCAACCAGATGTACGCAGCCCTGGTGTCCCTGCGCGGCTACCGGTCCACCACGCTGACCGCGCAGGAGAACCGCAAGCTGCTGCCGACGGTGTGGGTCCGGGTCAGCCGCAAGGGCTTCCAGATCAACAACCGCACCTACAACCTCGACCGGGGAAAGCTGGACCTCTTCCGTGGGCCCTCCGGCATCGCAGCGCAGCAGGGGCGCTGGGAGGTCCACTACTCCCCCGACCACCCGGAAGTCGCCTGGCTGTTCAACCACCGGGCCGAGCCGGGCACCGACCCGTGGGTCGAGGTGCCCTTCATCCACCGCCGACTGCTCAAGGACCGGTGGACCGAGGAAACCTGGGACCAGGCCCTGCGTATCCACCTCGCCGCCGGCGGCAGCCGCCGTGACGAGGCCGCCGTCACCCGGGCCACCGCTCAGCTGCTGCGCACCGCGGCCGCCGGGCCCTCGCCTACCGCGGCCAGGCCGGGTCCCCGCGCGGCTGCCGCGGTGCCCCGCCCCGCGCGGCCGACGCCCACCACCAAGCCCTACGCCGACGGCCTGCCGCCCCTGGACCCGGACTCCGTCCGCCCCTTCCGCTCCCTCGACCGTCCCTCCGGAGAGCTGTTCGACACGCCCGAGCCCGTCCGTGGCGCGGGCCTGAGCCTGGACGACTTCCTGGCCTCCCTGCCCGGCCTCCACCCGCCCGGCCCCACCGATCCCGGGCCCGTGGGCGACAACAACTGCAGGCCCACCCCAGACACCACCCAAGGTGACAGCAGCACCGGCCCTCCCCCACCGGGCAACGGGCGACAGGGAGATGACCGGTGA